The nucleotide sequence ACTCTTCCCAATCTTCCTTACCAACTGCTGTGCTGAATGATGAAGGACCCAGTGGATCAAGTAAATGGAATAGGTATAAGTTTATAGCAATGAATTAAGAGAAATCAATTTGAACTTGAATGAAGGAACTGAAAAGTGAATACAATTCATACCAAGTAAATTatacattgaaaaataaataggaTGGGGTGTCATAGAATCCAAAATCTAACGATTTGGatcaagaaagaaaacaatacaaaTGAAGGACTATAAGATGAAAGACCAGAGTGCTCCATTCCAAGTTAAATTTGGACGCAAGAGATAAATGGGTGGAGAGATGGATATGTGCTTTGGAAACTTAGCTGACTGAAGCAAAGTGACAGAATAATAGAGTATAGACTCAATATTCCAAGCCACAGTGGCATCAGAAACTTGTCCAACCACTGGTCTGACTTAATGTGCTTTAAACTTGAATGAAGTAGAACAGCACATTGAGCACTAACTGACCAAAGCTTCTTCACTAACTTCGATTTGGAAGTTTCACCAACAAAAGTTGAAAATATGGAAGCAAAAGACAGCTGATTCTTGGTACAAGTGGAAAGAGCAGATTCAACAACCAGTCATTGTTTTTCATATTGAATAAAAGAGAGTTTCAAGGATGAGGGGAACATGATCAATCAACGGTAACTGACCACTTACATAGGAAATAGATTCATTCAAGCCAATAAAAAGACATGACATACTCAGCTTTGATCAGTAATGGCTTGATTTGGCTTTCGAAAGAGAGAGCCTTAAAATATGTTTAGGCACATGATGGCGCATCGGCATCGGACCTCTAATAACGGCAGAGCTCTGGCAATGAAGAGATCGCCCGGTTCTGTTACTACTAGTGTTGGCGGTCCAACTTCGTGGGTGGTAGTGGTAGTGGTCGGTGGGATGACTTGACGACAATGGTTTCAAATTTGTGACTTTCAGActtgacttttattttttaaaatcatgcCTACATGATGtgagctctgataccatatcaTGTTTTTATATTGGGTCTAGctcatttttacaaaaccaacttaTAAAGTGAGGGATGCCTCTCTTTGGTAAACTATTTTCATGCcttatttcttttcaaatttcaacgTGAGACTCAGGTTTTTCCAAATACACCATTCACGCCCAGGAACTATTGGGCTAGGTGCGTGAAAAAATTTAGTTGTGGCTTAAAATCTAAATGAATAGATCCTGATATCAACTAGATAAAGAGAGAAGGAATTAATTGGAAGTACATGAGAGGCTAATCCCCCAATCCTTGCAAAATGAAAGAcacaagaaaataaacaaagtgATCGGATTCAAGTGGTGAAAAAATTTCGGTCAATTGGGAGTACCCAAGTTCAATTCGTGGGTGAAACAATCCTTGTTCAATCTTTACTACTTAATATTACCAGGGTCCTTTACCCTGAGAAACGCGAGGTTAAGACCAATTAGAGATCAAACGTTATGATTTGTTAGTTGTCATATGATATCAATTATGTTAAATTAGCATTAAGTGTAATTCATGTGCTATGTCTAGACACACGTACATTACACAGAAATACAAATCCTACTAGAGTAAACCTGGTAAACGCAAATGGAAAAGTTAAGAACAAACCTAGAATCAGGCATAGCAGTCCAGTTTCgatattcatcatcatcatcccaaTCAATGTCGAGAGATCTAGCAGCAAGCATGACACACTTTTTTCCACTCTTTCTATCCAATTGAACGCTCTTAATTTCAACATATACAACaattaattcaattcaaattaattacTAATCAGTCAATGATAATAAGCCTTAAAATTCAAGAAATCAGTGAATTACGAAGAATGATACCTTTTTACCATCGTCGATGATGATAGGGTGATTAGAGAGGGCAAGATAGAGAGACTTTTTTGTAGGAATGTTTGCAAAGGAAGGAGAGTGTGATATGATAAAGTCAAAGAATTGGGGGTCGGAACGGAGAAAATGATTCCAAACGGCGTCAGAATCGGCGGCGGAACGGAAAGTTTTTGAAACGACGGCGAGTCTGCCGGCGTCAGCCGGAGTTGTAAGAGAGAGCACGGCGGCGATGCACCCTTCCGGTAACTCTTCAAACGCTCCCATTCTATTTTTTGCCTTTGACTTACCAGGAATAGATGtggaaatagttttttattgttttttttttaattaggtgGAAATAGTTTAAGTGTCTCTTTGGGTTTGAGTTAAAAACCACGTCGCGTTGAAATACCGCGTCTCAAAGCCGCGGAATCGTGGATATTATGAAGCTGCTGTTTGAAGCTTCTAGATGAACGCGCGTTTTTATCCCTTTCACCATTAAAGTAAACACACCATAAGACTTTTAGTCGGGGATAGATTAATTCTTTTACaagtaaaaagtttttgaaaggGTTATGCTAACTATAGGTTTGTTTAAGGCACTTGTTAGGGTAAGTTTGTGTGGgatttaacaatattttaacttttaaaaaaatcgaattcatcacttttcaccatttttttaatacaatatttttatttgtatcttTTTAACCAATATCATGAGAGCATTCTTTAACatatcactttttaaaaaagacaaattgATCGGAAGTtcaaagaaaattaaagaacaaaacTTAACCGTAGTATATGAAATTTCACATAGAAAAATTGAGAGAATTTTTAATAGAGAATctaaatttgtcttttttttttgtatgattcttaaaattcatattttgtggCTATAACATTTTGTATGATtcttaaaatacatattttgcCGTTATAATTAACTTCTACAGAGTGttaattttaagaaattataagtagttaaatagttaaattagcATAGAAAAAGCGGTTAAGAAAATACGAGTTGAGCAGTTCAGAAAGTTTGagttaagagtttttttttttttttttgaaggagtttgAGTTAAGAGTTGAAATTGAAGAATCATGGTTCAAATATACTAACATAACAACTGATTActattaacatttttctattaaaaacaatcatctaagttttttctaaattaaattatagAGAATTTAAAAAGAATATAAGGTTTGGATAAatcatatttgtacaatcattttgaaacaatttttagacaatttatcacaaaaattgtaacaaaatagttgtacaaatatcattattcttttatttttaaattgctaCCATTCTTTTATAGTTTTGTACATGTACTTTAAATCCTATCGTTAAAACACCATTAATTCAACTGGCAAATGCGAAAAATGCAAGGCCGGACGTCatgacccgggttcgaacccaggacctcacagttgtgtgagtttaattaccacttcatctaggacaaaaaaaaaaaaaaacaccattaatTCAACTTTATCAATGTTTATAATCATGCTCAGACCATTATTTATCTTACTTCTCACTCGCTACCAGGCACCAACCCTTCCTCCCCTCAGAGAGAACGGGCTTCAGAGTGAACGAAACCTAATATCGTCGATCAAGGGTCAAGCACGCCGTGTCCATAGTcgagagtttcaaacaaaaaaatgtcaGCAAATTAATATTACATTACAAAATATAGTTGAAATATCTAAAACACACTTATCTCAATATATAATTAACTGCTATAATATATTTACAATAAGCAATATTACTATTTCATACACTTCACGAAGAGACGGTTTAGAACAAGAATATATGTCACATAATATGATGAAAAGCGGAGACTTCAAATCTTTAAACACTGGTCTGCTATCCAAGACACAAACCTATGCATAGTTCATGGAATGTTGCCTAATGGTCTTCCTTAGGCCTAACTTCTATTCCTTCAACAAAGAAACCTCTCTTCCAATGACCACCCTTTATATCAATAACACTCATTTGGACTTCTTCATCTTCTAGGCCTGAAATGAAGAACTCTCCCATCTCAATCTCTAACCAGCCATCGCTTCTCACATTAGGACGTTGCAATCTTAATACTCTGTTGGGCTCCGTAACTATAATTCTGCTACGGTGCCTACGTCTCGCATTTGGATCCGCTAAACAGACAATTTTAGTGCTACTATGGCCACCTTCGATACCAACTGATAACTCCACAGGAAAGTACTCAAATCCATAGGCATTGATCATCTTGAACACAAGATAAGTTACATACCGAGTATTTGGGGACAAGGCAAGGGTGTTTAACTTCCCACGAATTTCAAGCCAACACACATGAAGAAGTTCGGCAACTTCAGGAAATCTGTCCAAAATTTGTGCACAAAAGTTGCAAAGATAAGAATACAAGAACAATGTAGGCTCATCAACTAAAATTCGAAAACTGTAAACCAAGTAtgactaaattatttaaagCCGTAACTGATTATGATAAACTTCTAAGTTATATTGCTTGTTGTAAATAATACCCTGCCCACTATCCAGTGGTGGATCTTGTCTAAAATATTAGGGGGCGCACAACTACT is from Medicago truncatula cultivar Jemalong A17 chromosome 1, MtrunA17r5.0-ANR, whole genome shotgun sequence and encodes:
- the LOC11435103 gene encoding putative F-box protein PP2-B12; this translates as MTAFEELPEGCIAAVLSSTTPVDACRLSFISKNFLSASDSDAVWNRFLPSDISSIISQFPSLSNIPTKKDLYIALSDRPIIIDNGKKSFQLERKSGKKCYMLSARSLAITWGDTDQYWNWTVMPESRFPEVAELLHVCWLEIRGKLNTLALSPNTRYVTYLVFKMINAYGFEYFPVELSVGIEGGHSSTKIVCLADPNARRRHRSRIIVTEPNRVLRLQRPNVRSDGWLEIEMGEFFISGLEDEEVQMSVIDIKGGHWKRGFFVEGIEVRPKEDH